The Heliorestis convoluta genome includes the window CATATCGGTCTAGATTATACGGCCCTTGTCAACAAGCTGATAGAAGTAGCAGCACAGCGTTACTTTGGCCCTCTTGTCCCTGTCGATGCACGTAACGAAACTTGTAAAGCAAAAAAGTGTTTTCACTATTTAACGAAACATCGTGATAAAGCAGAAGAAGAGCTGAAAAGCTGGACCCATCTTGCTAGCAGTACGGACGATCCTGCCGGATTAAGTGCCGTCCTTCGGCGCATTGGTCAGCGCATGGAAAAGCTTGGCTTAGAACCTGTCGAAGCGTTGACCAACGGTCGTTCAGCTTGGACTTGGCAGACAAAAGCTTCGTTAAAAGGCGGCACCCTGCTCGTTGTTCCTGTCGACACACCACGGGAACGAGGTGGCTATCCTGTGCCTTTTCGTCGCGATCCAGAATGGCTTTTTGGTGAAGGAATTGCTTCGAGCCGAGCCGGCCTCCTGTGTGCCTTGCAAGCTTTTGAGGCCTTACGATCGGTCCGCAAGCTACGGACGACACCGCTAGGTCTTTTTGTCTATACCGATGAAGGAAGAGGGATGCGCTATAGCAGTTCCCTGCTCAAGCAAGCGGCCCAAGAGGCCGGGCAAGTGCTCGTATTACAGCCAGGCTTTCGCCCAGGCAAGGTTGTCGATGAGCGACGAGGATCTCGAAAATACAGCTTGCTTGTAGAAGGACAGCCACAGCGTATTGGAGCTCGCGGCAAATATTGTGACGTGTTAAGCTGGTTTTTACAAAAAGCACAAAAATGCGCAACGCTTAGCCAAAGCGATCAAAAGCTATCGGTGGTGGTACAGGAAGTAAAATCAGAGCGTTTCAGTGTTCTCATGCCGCACCGAGTTTGGGCTACTGTCTATGTCACCTATATGGATGAAAAGCTCGCTGACAAAGCAGAAGAACAATTGCACAAGCTCTTCTCTACCAGTCATAAAGAGATTCAAGTGTATCTAGAAAAGTTAGAAGAACGGCCGCCTCTACTGAAAACAACGCAAAGCAGTGCCTTGTTGACGCAATTGCAAGATATTGCTGAGCAATGGAAGCTCCCTTTTGGTGCTGAAGGAGGCTTATTGCCCTCGCCGGCTGGCGTTATTCTGGCAACGGTACCCATCCTATGTGGCATGGCACCAGCAAGTCGAGATTTATACACGCCTCATGAAGCCATCCCACGTGGTGAACTTTTGCAACGGACATTGCTGCTAACACTTTTTTTACTAAGTACCTCTGAAATAGGCTGATCAGAGGGGTCGTTTACGTAGAAAAGGAGGGCTTTGTGCTTTGAAATCCTATCGAAAGGAACTTTGGTTTACGACGAAAACGAGAAGGGCTTTTCTGAACATTACACCGACGATTGAAGAATGCTTAAAGGAAAGTGCGATTCAAGAAGGTTTGCTTCTGTGCAATGCCATGCATATAACGTCAAGCGTTTTTATTAATGATGATGAAGCGGGGTTGCATCGTGATTTTGAGCGTTTCTTAGAAAAATTAGCGCCAGAAAAGCCTTATGATCAATATGATCACAACGGCTATGAAGACAATGCCGATGCACACCTCAAGAGAACGATAATGGGTCGAGAGGTCGTTGTTGCTGTTACAGAAGGCAAGCTTGACTTCGGACCTTGGGAGCAAATCTTTTATGGTGAGTTCGATGGGATGAGGTCGAAACGAGTCTTGGTGAAGATTGTTGGTGAGTAATTCACTTTTTCTGTGAAAAGGAAATAAAAAGGTGTAGTATTACCAATATCTTTGCAATACGAAAAAGCCCTTGCGCTGTACTTAAAAAAGTCGTGCAAGGGCTTTTTGTTTTTGAAAGTTCTTTCAATACATTTAACTAAATTTCCATCATCATAATAGAGATAGCTCAAGGACAAAGAAATACTTAAAAGGGATTTTTCACTTTCTGTCGAAACTAACAGGCAATGATAGGAGGTATTGATATGGCTATACTCCCTGCAATTATGAAACGCGAGAGCAAACGATCGTATCTTAACAAAGAAGTACCCCAAGCTATTGTAGAAGAACTACTAGAAGCATTGCGTTGGGCACCATCTTGTCGTAATTACCAACCTTGGCGTGTTACCGTTGTGCAAAGCGAAGAAGGTAGAACGAAGTTAGCTTCCGCTTTAGCCCCTGGAAATGAGTGGGCTGCAAAAGCACCTCTTGCCGTCATCGTATCATCCAATCCCAAAGACGATATGAATCTAGGTGGTAGAGAATATTACCTTTTTGACTGCGGCCTTGCGGTGCAAAACCTTCTACTTCAAGCCACAGAAGCTGGATTGATGAGTCATCCGACAGCGGGTTGGAAAGAAAAATCAATTCAAGAAGCTTTTCAGATTTCTGCAGAAGAACGTGTTCTTTGTGTAATATTTATAGGCTATCCTGGCTCGATAGATGACTTGGATGAAGAAACGAAGGCAAAAGACCAAGCACCGAGAATTCGGAAGCCCCTGGAAGAATGGGCACGCTTTTTCTAAAAGGGACGTTTTTCTGAACTTTTTAGAATAGCGTTGTTATTTGCTAACCAATCATGCCCGGTTGGCAAAGCAGAAGATGCAAATCACTTTTTCTGATTACGTTGGGGTAACTGCTTGCAGGGGCCAGGGCATCACGCTTTCCTCCGCTCTGGACTGGTCCCACGCTGTTACCGCCAGCAAGCTGGCGACAGCTGAGGTCCCAAGTCCCGCTGCGGAAAGCGTGATGCCCAGGCCCAGAAAGCTTCTACTGATTGTTACTCCCATTGGCATTGCTTTGCGTAACTTTTTGCTATGTATACGCAACTGGCTATTGTATTTGCAATAGGATAGGCTCAAACCCAGTCACAACCAGCAAGATGTACCTGGGTCAGGCGTTATGACTTCCTGGAGAGAGGACTTCAGACCTCAGCCATCGGCAGCTTGCTGCCGCTCATGGCGTGGGATGAGTCCGTTCGGAAGGAAATCATAACGCCTGACCCCACCACAAATTATCTATTATCGTACTAACCAATCATGCCCGAGGTTAGGCATAACCAAAGATAATAACTGCCAAACAAAACGTTCTCGTACCACGCACGCGCGTGCCAGCACACAAAAAAAGCACAAGCCACAGGGACTTGTGCTTTTTGAAACTCTACATCTACGACTTCACAACAATAGCTTCTTCAGAGGTCAACTATCCCAACAACAGCTTCACCCTACAGCGCATTGCGGAAAATCTGAATTATGTCACTAAGCCTAGCCAGACGAGGATTGGTAAAGGAGCAAGCATCTTTCATCGCATTTTCAGCCATGATTTGCAGATCTTCTTCCTTAACACCTAGATCAGTAAGTCCTGCTGGAATACCAACATCGGCAGAAAGCTTACGAATCGCTTCGATAGCTTTATCAGCAGCGTCACGAGTAGACAAGCCTTCTACATTTTCACCCATGGCGATAGCAATATCACGGAAGCGCTCAGGGCAAGCGATCAAGTTGAAGGACTCCACATGAGGGAGCAAAATGGCGTTACAAACACCGTGTGGCAAGTTGTAGAAGCCGCCGAGCTGATGAGCCATGGCATGAACATAGCCTAGAGAAGCATTGTTAAAGGCCATGCCAGCGAGGAACTCCGCATAAGTCATCGCTTCACGAGCTGGATAGTTGGTACCATTGGCAACAGCCGTACGTAAGTTTGTCGCAATTAACTCAATGGCCTTAATCGCACAGGCATCGGTAATCGGTGTAGCAATGGTGGAGACATAGGCTTCTACTGCGTGAGTTAAAGCGTCCATGCCCGTTGCTGCAGTCAGTCCAGGTGGCATGCCCACCATCATATCAGGATCATCGATAGAAACGGTTGGAGTAACACGCCAATCGACGATAGCCATTTTTACTTTACGAGATGTATCCGTAATTATACAAAAACGCGTCATCTCAGAGGCCGTACCAGAGGTTGTATTGATAGCAATGAGAGGTAGAATTGCTTTGGTAGACTTATCTAAACCTTCATAATCACGAATGCTTCCACCATTGGTAGCAACCAGAGCAATCGCTTTGGCGCAATCATGAGGAGAACCACCGCCAAGCGAAACAATCACATCGGCATTGGCTTCATGCAAAGCTGCTAAACCCGCTTCTACATTCAAGTCCGTTGGGTTGGGCTCAGCACCATCAAAGATTGAACAGCCGATGCCAGACTTTTCGATCAATGCTTTCATCTGATCGGCAACACCTAGCTTCACCAGATCTTTGTCCGTCACGATAAGAGCTTTGTTGCAACCTAACGTCTTGATACGCTCACCAGCTACTTGTGCAGAACCTTTCCCCATAAGATTTACAGTTGGCATAAAAAATGCGCGGACTTCAGACATGAAGATCTACCTCCTAGATATTATGCGTGATTTGATAACATAGTTCGATTCTTTTTCTTAATGTATCCAGAAGTGGTGCAAAGAAAACCATGGAAGCAAAAAGCACGTGAGAAGGCAAAAGATACAGAAAGAAAAAGTAAAGAGAATAGATAGCAATAGCAAATGCTACAAAGAGAGGCGAGGCGGTTCCATATGTACTTGTTATTGCATATTATAAATGATTGAATTAAAAGTTCAATAAATTCAATCAATATAGATAATTATAACAATCACAAAGTTACCAGAATTTTTTTATTGTTATAAAAAGGGCAGGTAGAGAAGTGTGTAGAATAAATTCAACAAAGGGAGGTAATTCAGAAAATGACTCGCTTTATAACAGGCCTGATCATTGGTTCTTTTCTCGGAGGTGCAGGCATCTTCGTCGTTACAGGATCGGATCTCGTTCAAGGAGGCAAAGCCGTAGCCCAAGCTGTGCAAGCGACGGTTTCAATCGTAGCAGAACATGTCGATGAAGAAACAATGAAAACGATCCAACAAGAAGTACAGGCTAAAGTGCTCGATTCGATTACAAAAAACGAATAATACGAATCTCCTTAAACATGGAAATATGCAAAAAAGGATTTTTCCTTCTCTGTGGTGAATATTCATTAGGTCTATTTTTTTGAGACTTTAATGATAGAGAAGGAGTCTTTTTATGTTCAATGTTATAAGAACGCAAAAGATTTTGTTGGCTACGTTTTTTTCCTTATGGACTTTTCTTCTTTATGGACCTGTAGTAGAGGCCCATACGCCCATTCCATCAGATTCGATTGCTTTAAAAGAAAGTCGACCGGTGACGGCGGGAGCGCAGCTTCACGAATATCTATGGCATACGGAGCATGGACCGGCTAAGATTTTTGTGATTGAAGTTGATTTGACTCATCCTTACATACATATTGATACAATGGCTGGCAAAGGTAAAATTACAGAGCGATTGAATGTGACAGCCATGGCTCGTAACAACGGCGCTGTGGCGGCGATTAATGGAGATTTCTACAATATGACGGCAGAAGGCTCTCCCATTGGACCGATGGTCATGGATGGGCGTCTCATTACGTCACCGATTCGCAACAGTGGTCTTTATGCTTTTGGAATTACAGAAGAATTGAAAGCCTATATTGATAGCTTTACATTTTGGGGGACTGTGAAGGCACCGACGGGCGCTCTTTTTGAGATATCTGGATTGAACAAGACTTTTTATCGCATGAACCCTGACAACAGTCACGGTTTTACCAATCGTCTTCAACTTTATGATGAATTCTGGGGCGGCTCGACGCGAGGTCACGATGGTTTGAACCCGCCTACAGAAATGGTTCTCGTCGATGGACAAGTTATCGCTTTTTCTGTTGATGAATACTATCCTGGGCCTATTAAGACAGGCATGCAGATTTTACGTGGCCATGGCCAAGCAGCTGATTTTTTACTTGAAAACTTTCAAATCGGTGATTTTGTTCAGATTGACTATGCCTTTGGTCCCGAGGTAGAATGGCGTACCGTGCTAGGCGGTCATTCTATGCTCGTTAAAGAGGGGCAAGTCATTCCTTATGCTCGAGAAGCGGCCACCTTAGATGGCTTGCGTGCTCGTACGGCCCTTGGTTTTTCAAAAGATCGGCAGACCCTTTATCTAGTGGGCATTGAAGGACGTACCGAGGAAAGCAAAGGACTTCGATTGGCCAATTTGGCTCGCTTCATGCACCATATTGGCTCCTATGAAGCCTTGAACTTAGATGGAGGCGGCTCAACGACCATGGCGGCTCGGCCCCTTGGAGATATGCAGCCTCGACAGGTTTTTCGTACAGAGCAAGGTACGGAGCGCTTGGTGGTCAATGGTCTCGGTATTTTTTCAACAGCGCCTCCCGGAAGAATGGCTGGTTTGCGATTGACGGGCAATACTTTGCTCTTGCCTTCTGAAGCGATCGCTTATCAGCTCTACGTCTATGATGAATATTACAATCCTGTGGATGTGGCTACCTTGCGCCCGCGCTGGCAGCTTACGGGTACTGTTGGTACTTTAGAGAACAATCGTCTTCAAGTGGAGCGGTCGGGACAAGCTATTGTAGAAGTGGCTGTTGAGAACTTCAGGGCCACCTTGCCGATTCGAGTACTGGGAATAGACGATATTGCTTCTATAAAGATAGCGACGACAGCGAAAGAAATGAACCTTGCTACACCGAACCAATCCGTACCACTGACGCTTTCTTTGACAACCAAAGAAAAAGAACAGCGTGCTATCGCACCTTCTATGGTTGAGTGGATTCTTTATAACGCCCAAGGAACGGTTTCGCCATCTGGCCAATTAACCATGCAGGGGACGGAACTTGTAGATGGTGAATTTATTACCCTAGCAGCCCGTTATAGCGATGGGGAGCGATATCATCAAGATTGGCTCCTGCTACAGCGCCAGGGGGACAAGCTTCTCTTCGTAGATAAAAAGGATTTGCCCACAAGAGCCATTGGTATGGAATTGAACAATTTACCTTTCTATACAGACCCTGCCCCTTATATCAAAAACGAACGCACTTTAATTCCGATGCGTCGTATTTTTGAAGCGCTTCGTGCGGAAGTATCCTGGAATGGCGAAGAGCAAAGTGTAACAGCCCAGCGTGGTGATGATACCATTACTTTGTTTATTGGAAGTAAGGAAGCCTACCACAATGGAGAGCTGGTTATGTTAGATGTGGCGCCGGAGATTTATCAGGATCGAACCATGATTCCACTTCGCTTTGTTTCTGAGGCTTTGGGGGCTACCGTTGAGTGGGATGCTTTGAATTGGGTTGTTAGGATTTTTAGCGATAACAAAATGGATTAAAAAGGATTTGTATTACCTAAATCCTTGCAAACATCAAAAAGCCCTTGCGCAGTACTAAAAGTTGCGCAAGGGCTTTTCGCTACATATACAGACTGGCCAAAAAAATGCCCAAGCTCTCTTCATAGATCTCATCAAACTGTGCAATAGGCAAAGGATTAACACCTCGTCCCAATTCGACAGTAAAGCCAGGGCGACGCCATTGTTGTATAAACCAATCTTTATAGCCTGCATAACTATCGACATAGCGAATTGGCACATAACCACTAACTCGTGCAAACTCATTGACGATTGCTTCTGACGCAGGCGGCTCTAGGCCTTGAAAACCCCAGAATATTACTTTTCCTTGGGTATGGTAAGCAAGGACACGGTCAAAATCACTTCTCTCTGTTAAATCAGCCATGGCAATTGCTTCTGGTTCTGTCAAAGGCGCTTCACCGGGATAGTCACTAGGCGCCGGTAACGGTGGCTTTCGTACCGCTTCCCTTTGCCATAAAGCCGGAAATTGGTTGTTCAGATCGACACCGCGAATGTTAGCACGCCAGTTCGAAAAATCAGTCCGCCCTTCATTTAATGCCAATACAAAGGTGCGGTAAGGCTCTTCCGCTGGTGCACCACGAATGACAAGGTCAACGCCATCGGGATTGACCATTGGAACCATAGAAAGCAAAACATCTTCATAATAGGGCGCCATGACAAGGCCTCGAATTGGTCGTCCATTCGTTAAAGCAAGTACGTATTCATTGAGCGTCTGCATCAAGATAGGCGTTGTAATCCACTCCTGGGCATGAAAAGAGCCATTAAAATGAACGCGCTTATCTCCGGCACCAACGCGGATTTCTGGAATGGCCTTACCCATAACAGACCTTCCGACTGTTTCATACATCATAAAAGGATATATTTCGACCAGTCTCTGCAAATCCTCCATCATGGCTCTGTAGTCATAATTTCTTTGCCCTTCAACGACAGGGGCCGTAACGCGCTGTGGTAAATAGATAATTTGTCCGATTTGCAACGCTTCAGGACGAACAGGAAGGTTCAGTAAATAAAGAGCATCTAAAGGAATCCCTATTCTCTGTGAAATATGCCAAAAGGTATCGCCCGCAGCAATGGTATAGGGAAGGGCTCTGTAGCCAGGGATCTTCACTTCTTGCCCTAAGGTTAAACGATTTGGATCAACAATAGCTCGATTGGAATCAATGATGAGACGCAAAGGAAGGGCAAAAAGTTGACTGTAGTACCATAGACTGTCGCCTCGACGGACCAAAACTTTCACCTGGTTTCCTCGCTTTCATTAGAAAGTAGGAGTGGGAAAAGAGTGGTTTGGCAAGGGGATAAAAGAAAGATGTAATCTATATGCAATTGGAACTTTGCATAGATGAATTCTTTCAAAGGATGCTACAAAGGCAATTGCCAAGCCTTTATCAGTATATTGTAAAAGAGCTTGGCTTAGCCAAGGTAATGCACAGAAATCTGAAATAACAGCTGTGCCACCACTAGATAACTATCTGTAGGGTCTGCTCTGATAGAGAGTGTTAAAAAGTTGGGACATATTTCAAATACTATGCATATGCATTCCAAACTTTTCATAAAGGAAAGCAATCAAAGTTTTTATCGATCAAGAAGGAGTGGTGAAGGATGCTTGAGGCTCGGCAAATTACTCAAATCTATGGGAAACAAGAACGTATCGTGCTCGATCATCTTGACCTACGAATTGGTTCCGGGGAGTTCGTAGCAATCACCGGTCCTTCTGGTTGTGGCAAGACTACACTGCTTTGTATACTTGGCTCGCTCTTACGACCGACTTCTGGTGAAGTCTGGATTGATGGTCAATGTCTCACAGAAATATCGGCCCAGGAACTGGCCTATCTGCGAGCAGAAAAAATCGGTTTTGTTTTTCAGTTTCCGGCATTTTTGCCAACGCTAAATATTATGGAAAACCTATTATTGCCCACTGCCTTGGCTTTGAAAAAAGCGCACCAAAGCCGCAATAACGAAGAAAAAAGTCTAGAGCAGCAGCGTCTAGACCAGGAAGAAGTACACTATCGAGCACTTGTGCTTTTAGAGCAAGTGGGACTGGCAGGAAGAGAGAAGGACCTCCCTTCCACGCTTTCTGGTGGAGAACAACGGCGGGTTGCTGTGGCGCGAGCTTTAATCAACCGACCTCGTTTGTTGTTAGCCGATGAACCAACAGGAGCCCTTGATCAGGAAACAGGAGAGCACCTGATAGATCTATTGGCTCAATGGAATGAAAAAGAAGGACTTACTCTGGTTATGGCAACGCACGATCATTCCGTTGCACGGCGAGCTCGGCGTCAGATTTGTTTATAAAAAAGGAAAGACGACAGCTGCAGCCAGGGCTGCGCCAACAATAGAGCTAACAAAATTCACCATGTCATTGGTCATAAAAGGCCATCCCCGGTGGAAGCGATTGGGCTTTCCACTGCGGGTGGTCTTTTTTTCCGTTTCTTGACCTGTTTCCGCATCTATGTACATGGCCTGCACCGTTGCACCCAGATAACTATCAGCCATAGAACCACCAAGACCGCCGACGATGCCGGCCAAAATAATCCAAAGGTGACCGGCAAGGTGGCTCCATACATGAACAAGCAGAGAAGTTCCAGATTCGCTGCCCAGTCCAAAAAGCGCTCCAAAGAGATAAGGCAGAGCTGTAAAAATCCAAACCGTCAATCCAATCACAAAGCCACCGAGTACAACGGCTGCTGTCCCTAGCATGGTGATGCCACCGCTTGTGCCAGGCGCAACCACTTTGCCTGTCGTAATCAAACGAGGTGGTTTTTTGCTTAAAACACCTATCTCTGTAGCCCAAGTATCAGCATTCACTGTTGCCATGGTGCCAATAAAGGCAGCAAAAAGCCAAAGTTCTAAAGGCTGAAAATAGTAAAGAAGAGCAAGCACTGCCCCAAAGCCACCATTGGCCAGCGCTTGTCCAAAATCACGGCGACTGCCTTTGTCGAACTTATCGGCGGCTACTTTGGCTTTCTGGTCTTCTCGATACGTAGAAAGAGCAGAGCCATAGACAAAAAAAGCAACCAAGGTGAGACCCCAGAGGAGGCCGCCAAAGCCAAAAATCAAAGTCCCTACCAAAAGAGCGCCAAAGACACCACTTGCAGAAAGAGAACGACGTCTATAGGCAATAAAAGCAATGATTGCGCTCAAGATAAGACCCAGAAAAAGCATCGCCCAAGGCAGAGGAAAGGGCAAGTGAATCAAACCCCATAGCGTAAAAGCGGTTCCTACAGGAACGGCCACATTATCAAGCCCTTTTAAGGAGATGGCTTCTAAAAATGTAGCCACAAGCGCTGCAATCAGAGAAAAGCCCAGTACAGTGCTAAGAACAAAGGCCATTGGAACCTCTAGCGAAGCTTCAGCAGCGCTGCTTAGAGCAGAGCCTGCAACGCTTTCGACAGAACCTATTGTAGAATTAAGGTACAAACTTTCCGCAGGATTTCCCATCAAAAAAAGTGTCAAGGCAATGACTATAAAACTAAGGCCAAACATAACGAGAGAGCCTTCGAAGGTACGACGATGGCCTCGAATCAAGTAAGGCCTTTTGCCATAAGCCCGTCCCAAAATGGCGGCAAAAGCATCGCCCCAAGTCATAGCCATTACAGCTGCTACAGCAATGTAAGCTTGATCTTGTGGCCAAAAGAACAGCAACAGCAAAGTAATAGAAAGAGCAAAGTAAACAGTGCCTGGACTATCGCCCGAAAGATCCATTGCTTTTACAAGGCGGTAGCGATAGCTTATATAGTTCAAAACAATAAAAGAAGCAATGGGAATCAGGCCAATCCAATAGGACTCGAAATAAAGAACAGCGCCAACAATCCACATGCCAGCACCAATATGTACGATTTTACGAGTAAACTCAGCAGGATAGTTGCGCCATTTCTGAACAAGCGTAGCCAGTATTAGCAAGCCGAAGACATACGCATAGGAAGCAAAAAGACCGATCAAATCGTGATAGCTCATAGAGATCCCTCTCTCTCCTTGAGAATATACTGAAATTCTATCACAAGTCGCGACATCTTGCTTCCTATTGTTATTTCACCTTATCAAAAGTTTGTAAAACTTGAAAAGCTGCTGCTCTTACGCCATTCCAAAATACAAAATATCTTCGGCCCGTATCGGTATCACAAAGCCTATACTTCAGGATGTTCTGCTCAGAATGGGCCAATACTTCCTCCCAGTATTTTTGGCTGCTCTCCCATTGATCACAAAAAGAGATGTCGGAAAAAAAGCCGCCAATATCGCACTTGGATTTTACACCATTTTTGCAATTTGCACAGCTTCTATTCACAGTACGCAACACCTTCTCTTGAACCCCTCTCTCACCCGAAAAACATTTATTATATATATTAAAAACATATTCTATAGAAATCCAATATAATATATTTTTAATAGTATTACAATACGCTTTTCATGTTTATTTGTTAAAATTTTAATCCTTTCCCATCAAATCATTTGGATTATATTAACAACTTATGCGAATGACCAATAGAAAGTGCTAAAAAATATCGATACAATATTAAGACTTAAGAGAAAATTTTACAAAAAAAAGCACCTGGCTCTTCCAAAGGAAGAGTACCAGGTGCCGAACTTCTGTAGCCTTATCTTACTTGGGAATAACAAAAGAACTTTTCAAAGATACGATATGATTAAAAACAAGACGATCTTCTCTGGTATCTTTGGGGTCTACATTAAAGTAACCGTGACGGAAAAACTGAAACTTGTCATGGGCTTTACTATCTTTCATCGTTGGCTCTACAAAACCAGCAGAAATCTCCATGGAATTGGGGTTAATTTGCTCCAAAAAAGAACCATCCTTTTCGCCTTCTTGATCAAGAAGAAGAGGTTCATAGAGGCGAAACTCTGCAGGAAGAGCCTGAGAAGCTTCAACCCAGTGAATGGTACCTTTTACTTTCCGGCCTGTAAAGCCACTGCCGCTTTTTGTCTCGGGATCATAGGTACAGTGTAGCTCAATAACGTCCCCATTCTCATCTTTAATCACTTCTTCACAGCGAATAAAGTAAGCATGCTTTAACCGCACTTCATTGCCAGGAAAGAGGCGGAAGTATTTTTTCGGTGGCTTTTCCATAAAGTCATCTTGTTCTATATAAATCTCACGAGAGAAAGGAATCTGACGATGGCCCATCTCTAGATTTTCAGGATTGTTTTCCGCGTCCAACATTTCTATCTGGCCTTCTGGATAGTTGGTAATCACTACTTTTAGAGGTCGAAGTACTGCCATAGTACGAGGCGCTTTGAGCTTTAAGTCTTCACGAATAAAATGCTCTAACATTTTCACATCAACGACACTATTGCTTTTGGCCACACCAATCTCACGGGCAAAGTTACGAATTGCCTCTGGTGTAAAGCCGCGGCGTCGAAGGCCTGAGATGGTAGGCATCCGAGGATCATCCCAACCATCAACGACTTTCTCGTCTACCAGTTGCTTGAGCTTGCGCTTGCTCATTACCGTCTGGGTCAAATTGAGGCGAGCAAATTCGTACTGATGAGGCTGTGCTTCCATTTCACACTCTCGGATCACCCAGTCGTAGAGAGGACGGTGATCTTCAAACTCCAAAGTACAGATGGAATGGGTGACACCTTCAATGGCATCGCCAAGAGGATGGGCGTAATCGTACATCGGATAGATGCACCAGCTATCTCCCGTGTTGTGGTGCGTCGCATGGGCAATGCGATAGAGTACAGGATCGCGCATATTTATGTTGGGGGAAGACATATCGATCTTGGCACGAAGAACTTTCGCACCATCGCCGAACTCGCCTTGTCGCATCCGCATAAAAAGATCAAGATTCTCTTCTACAGAACGATTTCGATAGGGACTTT containing:
- a CDS encoding M14 family metallopeptidase, with product MKVLVRRGDSLWYYSQLFALPLRLIIDSNRAIVDPNRLTLGQEVKIPGYRALPYTIAAGDTFWHISQRIGIPLDALYLLNLPVRPEALQIGQIIYLPQRVTAPVVEGQRNYDYRAMMEDLQRLVEIYPFMMYETVGRSVMGKAIPEIRVGAGDKRVHFNGSFHAQEWITTPILMQTLNEYVLALTNGRPIRGLVMAPYYEDVLLSMVPMVNPDGVDLVIRGAPAEEPYRTFVLALNEGRTDFSNWRANIRGVDLNNQFPALWQREAVRKPPLPAPSDYPGEAPLTEPEAIAMADLTERSDFDRVLAYHTQGKVIFWGFQGLEPPASEAIVNEFARVSGYVPIRYVDSYAGYKDWFIQQWRRPGFTVELGRGVNPLPIAQFDEIYEESLGIFLASLYM
- a CDS encoding stalk domain-containing protein, which encodes MFNVIRTQKILLATFFSLWTFLLYGPVVEAHTPIPSDSIALKESRPVTAGAQLHEYLWHTEHGPAKIFVIEVDLTHPYIHIDTMAGKGKITERLNVTAMARNNGAVAAINGDFYNMTAEGSPIGPMVMDGRLITSPIRNSGLYAFGITEELKAYIDSFTFWGTVKAPTGALFEISGLNKTFYRMNPDNSHGFTNRLQLYDEFWGGSTRGHDGLNPPTEMVLVDGQVIAFSVDEYYPGPIKTGMQILRGHGQAADFLLENFQIGDFVQIDYAFGPEVEWRTVLGGHSMLVKEGQVIPYAREAATLDGLRARTALGFSKDRQTLYLVGIEGRTEESKGLRLANLARFMHHIGSYEALNLDGGGSTTMAARPLGDMQPRQVFRTEQGTERLVVNGLGIFSTAPPGRMAGLRLTGNTLLLPSEAIAYQLYVYDEYYNPVDVATLRPRWQLTGTVGTLENNRLQVERSGQAIVEVAVENFRATLPIRVLGIDDIASIKIATTAKEMNLATPNQSVPLTLSLTTKEKEQRAIAPSMVEWILYNAQGTVSPSGQLTMQGTELVDGEFITLAARYSDGERYHQDWLLLQRQGDKLLFVDKKDLPTRAIGMELNNLPFYTDPAPYIKNERTLIPMRRIFEALRAEVSWNGEEQSVTAQRGDDTITLFIGSKEAYHNGELVMLDVAPEIYQDRTMIPLRFVSEALGATVEWDALNWVVRIFSDNKMD
- a CDS encoding ATP-grasp domain-containing protein; this encodes MKIAIVYNRDSQAVINLFGIPNREKYGLKTIHMIRDAIKKGGYQVKTFEGDKNLISNLEDYMPSVISGERPGLVFNLSYGIQGRARYTHVPGILEMLGIPYVGSGPETQAIALDKVVTKVILMHKGLPTPRFCVLEKPDSPLSEDLSYPLIVKPKDESISLGLRIVYNEEELRAGVENIYEMFQAPTLVEEYIEGREINVGLLGNDPVQALPPVELDFGDGEQIFSYEDKMEISGRQVRKVCPANLSIEERERLQNLAIEAFKALGCFDAARVDFRLDRDGNPYILEINSLPSLGEQASYVFGASHIGLDYTALVNKLIEVAAQRYFGPLVPVDARNETCKAKKCFHYLTKHRDKAEEELKSWTHLASSTDDPAGLSAVLRRIGQRMEKLGLEPVEALTNGRSAWTWQTKASLKGGTLLVVPVDTPRERGGYPVPFRRDPEWLFGEGIASSRAGLLCALQAFEALRSVRKLRTTPLGLFVYTDEGRGMRYSSSLLKQAAQEAGQVLVLQPGFRPGKVVDERRGSRKYSLLVEGQPQRIGARGKYCDVLSWFLQKAQKCATLSQSDQKLSVVVQEVKSERFSVLMPHRVWATVYVTYMDEKLADKAEEQLHKLFSTSHKEIQVYLEKLEERPPLLKTTQSSALLTQLQDIAEQWKLPFGAEGGLLPSPAGVILATVPILCGMAPASRDLYTPHEAIPRGELLQRTLLLTLFLLSTSEIG
- a CDS encoding nitroreductase family protein; this translates as MAILPAIMKRESKRSYLNKEVPQAIVEELLEALRWAPSCRNYQPWRVTVVQSEEGRTKLASALAPGNEWAAKAPLAVIVSSNPKDDMNLGGREYYLFDCGLAVQNLLLQATEAGLMSHPTAGWKEKSIQEAFQISAEERVLCVIFIGYPGSIDDLDEETKAKDQAPRIRKPLEEWARFF
- a CDS encoding iron-containing alcohol dehydrogenase → MSEVRAFFMPTVNLMGKGSAQVAGERIKTLGCNKALIVTDKDLVKLGVADQMKALIEKSGIGCSIFDGAEPNPTDLNVEAGLAALHEANADVIVSLGGGSPHDCAKAIALVATNGGSIRDYEGLDKSTKAILPLIAINTTSGTASEMTRFCIITDTSRKVKMAIVDWRVTPTVSIDDPDMMVGMPPGLTAATGMDALTHAVEAYVSTIATPITDACAIKAIELIATNLRTAVANGTNYPAREAMTYAEFLAGMAFNNASLGYVHAMAHQLGGFYNLPHGVCNAILLPHVESFNLIACPERFRDIAIAMGENVEGLSTRDAADKAIEAIRKLSADVGIPAGLTDLGVKEEDLQIMAENAMKDACSFTNPRLARLSDIIQIFRNAL
- a CDS encoding secondary thiamine-phosphate synthase enzyme YjbQ, coding for MKSYRKELWFTTKTRRAFLNITPTIEECLKESAIQEGLLLCNAMHITSSVFINDDEAGLHRDFERFLEKLAPEKPYDQYDHNGYEDNADAHLKRTIMGREVVVAVTEGKLDFGPWEQIFYGEFDGMRSKRVLVKIVGE